The Apium graveolens cultivar Ventura chromosome 6, ASM990537v1, whole genome shotgun sequence genome contains a region encoding:
- the LOC141667324 gene encoding benzaldehyde dehydrogenase, mitochondrial-like — protein MAARRITSLLTHQRSFSPSIALLSSGRLCRLTGGSFQYSTSSIEKPVKPSVEVKDTKLLIDGQFVDSVSGNTFPAVDPRTGDVIAHIAEGDKEDVDRAVTAARKAFSEGPWPKMIAYDRAKIISKFADLVEKHNDEIAALESWDTGKPFKQTAQNEVPMFTRFFRYYAGWADKIHGLTIPADGSYHVQTLHEPIGVCGQIIPWNFPLLMYAWKIAPALACGNTVVMKTAELTPLSALYVSKLFHEAGLPPGVLNIISGNGNGAGSALCHHMDVDKLAFTGSSETGKKVLAASANSNLKAVTLELGGKSPFIVCEDANIDEAVELAHEALFFNMGQCCCAGSRTYVHERVYDEFVEKAKARATNRVVGDPFREGTEQGPQIDSAQFEKILHYIRSGIDCGAKLEAGGDKIGEKGFYIKPTVFSNVQDDMMIAQDEIFGPVQSILKFKTLDEVIRRANASRYGLAAGVFTQSLETANTMMRALKAGTVWINCYDTFDAAIPFGGYKMSGLGREKGVYGLSNYLQVKAVVTPIKNPAWL, from the exons ATGGCAGCTCGAAGGATCACATCGCTTCTTACTCATCAACGCTCCTTCTCTCCTTCAATTGCTTTGCTTTCTTCAG gGAGGCTATGTCGCCTTACCGGAGGCAGTTTCCAGTACAGCACTTCTTCAATTGAGAAGCCAGTCAAGCCATCTGTAGAAGTAAAGGATACAAAACTTCTGATTGATGGACAATTTGTTGATTCTGTATCAG GGAACACATTTCCAGCTGTGGATCCCAGAACAGGAGATGTGATTGCTCACATTGCTGAAGGTGATAAAGAAGATGTTGACAGAGCAGTAACTGCTGCTCGAAAGGCTTTTAGTGAAGGACCATGGCCTAAAATGATTGCTTAT GATAGAGCAAAGATAATTTCGAAGTTTGCAGATTTAGTAGAGAAACATAATGATGAGATTGCTGCACTTGAGAGTTGGGACACTGGAAAACCATTTAAACAGACTGCTCAGAATGAAGTACCAATGTTCACACGCTTCTTTCGATATTATGCTG GTTGGGCGGATAAAATTCACGGTCTTACTATTCCTGCTGATGGGTCATATCATGTACAAACTCTGCACGAACCAATTGGAGTTTGTGGACAGATTATTCCTTGGAACTTTCCGCTTCTTATGTATGCTTGGAAGATTGCCCCTGCATTAGCATGTGGTAACACTGTTGTTATGAAGACGGCAGAGCTAACACCTCTATCTGCGCTGTATGTGTCAAAGCTATTTCATGAG GCTGGCCTTCCACCAGGGGTTTTGAACATTATTTCTGGCAATGGTAATGGTGCTGGTTCTGCTTTATGCCATCATATGGATGTGGACAAG CTTGCTTTTACCGGATCTTCTGAAACTGGGAAAAAAGTACTTGCTGCTTCTGCTAACAGCAATTTAAAGGCGGTGACTTTAGAACTTGGTGGGAAGTCCCCTTTTATCGTATGTGAGGATGCAAACATTGATGAAGCCGTTGAACTAGCCCACGAGGCTCTATTTTTTAACATG GGGCAATGCTGCTGTGCAGGCTCCCGTACATATGTTCACGAACGGGTATATGATGAGTTCGTAGAGAAAGCAAAAGCTCGTGCCACAAATCGCGTAGTTGGTGATCCATTTAGAGAAGGAACTGAACAAGGTCCTCAG ATTGACTCTGCTCAATTTGAAAAGATCCTTCACTATATAAGATCTGGAATCGATTGTGGAGCTAAGCTTGAAGCTGGTGGTGATAAAATTGGCGAGAAGGGATTCTATATTAAGCCTACCGTATTCTCTAATGTTCAG GATGATATGATGATCGCGCAAGATGAGATCTTCGGTCCAGTTCAGAGCATACTAAAATTCAA GACTTTGGATGAAGTGATACGAAGGGCGAATGCCAGTCGATATGGACTAGCTGCAGGAGTGTTTACGCAGAGCCTCGAGACTGCCAACACAATGATGCGTGCATTAAAAGCCGGAACGGTTTGGATTAACTGTTATGATACATTTGATGCTGCAATACCTTTCGGTGGATATAAGATGAGCGGTCTTGGCAGAGAAAAGGGCGTGTATGGTTTGAGTAACTACTTGCAAGTCAAGGCTGTGGTTACGCCGATAAAGAATCCAGCATGGTTGTAG
- the LOC141668072 gene encoding cell number regulator 2-like, translating to MEPHHSDNKHASPPPPPPLPAYPPEPWTSTSQPMSEAEEPSQSPPLPAHPPQPWIMTYHPMSHSELPPQLPPLPAHSPHPWTSTSPPMSQAGEPPPQFYYSQPMVMPPPLHYQPAPWVPPPGQYDPGIYGSRIPAYEYNYPGYLHSWNTDLCDCSSDMKNCLVTAVCPCVTFGQISEIINEGQTTCWEGCMLYGLVSIFCGAGTAGIFTGMFGGWYRNKLREKYKLRGTMFNDFLVHALCEPCALCQEYRELGRFGFEVPLGWKENMEMQKAATAVYQVAPVIEQGMMR from the exons ATGGAGCCGCATCATTCAGATAATAAACATGCATCTCCGCCTCCACCACCACCGCTGCCAGCATATCCACCAGAGCCCTGGACATCGACATCCCAGCCAATGTCAGAGGCCGAGGAACCATCACAATCACCACCCCTGCCAGCACATCCACCACAGCCCTGGATAATGACATACCATCCAATGTCACATTCGGAACTGCCACCACAATTACCACCCCTGCCAGCACATTCACCACATCCCTGGACATCGACATCCCCGCCAATGTCACAGGCCGGCGAGCCACCGCCACAATTTTATTATTCCCAACCCATGGTTATGCCACCACCGCTACATTACCAACCAGCGCCATGGGTGCCCCCACCAGGGCAATACGACCCTGGAATTTACGGTTCCCGTATCCCAGCTTACGAGTACAATTATCCAGGATATTTACACTCCTGGAACACAGATCTCTGCGATTGTTCTTCTGACATGAAAAATT GCTTGGTCACCGCAGTTTGCCCTTGTGTGACATTCGGCCAAATATCAGAAATCATAAACGAAGGCCAGACAA CTTGTTGGGAAGGATGTATGCTGTACGGATTAGTGAGCATATTTTGTGGAGCAGGAACGGCAGGTATATTTACAGGAATGTTTGGAGGATGGTACAGAAATAAACTAAGAGAAAAATACAAGCTAAGAGGTACTATGTTTAATGATTTTCTTGTTCATGCTCTCTGCGAGCCTTGTGCCTTGTGTCAAGAATATCGCGAGCTTGGTCGGTTCGGATTTGAAGTGCCTCTAG GGTGGAAGGAAAATATGGAGATGCAAAAGGCAGCAACAGCTGTATATCAAGTTGCACCAGTTATTGAACAAGGAATGATGCGATGA